The Desulfosporosinus acidiphilus SJ4 genome has a window encoding:
- a CDS encoding glycosyltransferase family 4 protein, whose protein sequence is MRILMLTQYFPPESGAAQVRLKEVAKGLQRNGHEVTVVTAFPNHPSGIIPPEYQGHWRMKDEVEGIPVWRTWIYPVQRGRFWKRLLNYFSFVFSSFWGLSKAGKQDILFFESPPLFLGITALIYGWFTRTRIIMNISDLWPESAVALGLVNSRWMIGAAEWLEKLLYKKAWKISCQTEGIRSSLLERGVPDHKVTFLPNGVNLDLFAPRERDQAMAGKLGIKDEEFVLIYAGTMGYAQGLESVIKTAEILRDEQGIRFLFVGDGTEKPMLEALVKEKDLDNVIFVDFQPVQEMPRYFSLASASIVPLKRNKLFEGARPSKMFPALGSEVPVIYSGEGEAADLVLSSGGGVVVEPENAEDLAKTILELKQNTNRREMGQRGRKFVQEHYAWTEIIVRWLKELGI, encoded by the coding sequence TTGCGTATTTTAATGTTAACTCAATACTTTCCTCCGGAGTCCGGGGCAGCACAGGTCCGGCTTAAAGAAGTAGCTAAGGGATTGCAGCGAAATGGTCATGAAGTGACGGTCGTAACCGCTTTCCCGAATCATCCCAGCGGCATCATCCCCCCTGAATATCAAGGGCATTGGCGGATGAAAGACGAGGTGGAGGGAATACCCGTTTGGCGGACTTGGATTTATCCGGTCCAGCGCGGGCGTTTTTGGAAGCGCTTGCTTAACTACTTTTCTTTCGTGTTTTCTTCGTTCTGGGGTTTAAGTAAAGCCGGAAAACAAGATATCCTGTTTTTTGAATCCCCGCCGCTATTTCTGGGAATTACTGCTCTCATTTACGGTTGGTTTACACGCACCCGGATCATTATGAATATTTCAGATCTTTGGCCGGAATCGGCAGTGGCTTTAGGGCTGGTAAACAGCCGCTGGATGATCGGCGCAGCCGAGTGGCTGGAGAAATTGCTATATAAGAAAGCATGGAAAATATCTTGTCAGACAGAAGGAATACGCTCATCGCTGTTGGAGCGAGGTGTGCCTGACCATAAAGTGACTTTTTTACCGAACGGAGTGAACTTGGATCTTTTTGCCCCCCGGGAAAGAGATCAAGCAATGGCCGGTAAACTGGGGATCAAGGATGAGGAGTTTGTGCTGATTTATGCCGGGACCATGGGCTATGCTCAGGGTTTGGAATCGGTCATTAAGACGGCAGAGATTTTGCGGGATGAACAGGGGATACGCTTCTTGTTTGTGGGTGACGGCACGGAGAAACCGATGCTGGAAGCCTTGGTCAAGGAAAAAGATTTAGATAATGTGATTTTCGTCGACTTTCAGCCGGTTCAGGAAATGCCGAGATATTTTTCTTTGGCTTCGGCAAGTATTGTTCCGCTGAAAAGGAATAAACTATTTGAAGGGGCACGTCCTTCGAAAATGTTCCCTGCTCTGGGTTCGGAAGTCCCGGTCATCTATTCCGGGGAAGGCGAGGCAGCGGATTTGGTTTTATCCTCCGGCGGTGGTGTGGTTGTTGAACCGGAAAACGCTGAGGACTTGGCAAAGACTATTCTGGAATTGAAGCAGAACACCAATCGACGGGAAATGGGACAGCGGGGACGGAAATTTGTTCAGGAACATTATGCTTGGACGGAAATTATCGTGCGCTGGCTTAAAGAACTTGGAATTTAG
- a CDS encoding sugar transferase, whose product MNQRSSASVESLRFTYPQWQLALKRVLDFLVALCLLVLISPFWLLIVLWIRSDSEGPAIFTQTRVGLEGKPYTIYKFRTMVRNADAMIKEKLEQVKDLEGFVFQEKDDPRITRSGRFLRKTSLDELPQLLNILIGNMSLVGPRPEVPEIAKLYTPEQRQRLNVLPGVTGLAQINGRSELTLGETMSYDLEYVRTWSFWLDLKILWQTVFVVFSGKGAY is encoded by the coding sequence ATGAATCAAAGATCTTCAGCATCCGTGGAAAGCCTTAGATTTACATATCCTCAGTGGCAGCTTGCTTTAAAACGGGTGTTAGATTTTCTTGTCGCTTTATGTCTCCTTGTACTCATCTCTCCGTTTTGGCTGTTAATCGTTCTTTGGATTCGTTCAGACTCCGAGGGCCCAGCCATATTTACTCAGACTCGAGTGGGTTTAGAAGGTAAGCCTTATACCATCTATAAGTTTCGGACGATGGTTCGCAACGCGGATGCCATGATTAAAGAAAAATTAGAACAAGTGAAGGATCTCGAAGGGTTTGTATTTCAGGAAAAGGATGACCCCCGGATCACGCGCAGCGGGCGTTTCCTCAGAAAAACCAGTTTAGATGAACTTCCTCAATTACTTAATATTTTAATCGGCAACATGAGTTTGGTAGGCCCTCGTCCTGAGGTTCCGGAAATCGCTAAACTTTATACGCCCGAACAGCGGCAAAGGCTGAATGTCCTGCCCGGAGTGACGGGACTTGCCCAAATCAACGGGCGCAGTGAATTAACCCTGGGAGAAACCATGAGTTATGACCTAGAGTATGTTAGGACCTGGAGTTTTTGGCTGGATCTGAAAATCCTCTGGCAGACAGTCTTTGTGGTTTTCAGCGGCAAGGGAGCTTATTGA